The sequence below is a genomic window from Micromonas commoda chromosome 10, complete sequence.
gacgcaGCCGGTTCGCCACAGCGGCGGGACATTCTTGAAACCCGGGACGTCGCCCCGCAGGGTGGCGTAGACTCCGAGGTACCCCGCGGTGtgcatcgcggcgccgacgagcaggGTGACTCGCGGtccgaacgcgtcgaacaccaggccgccgaggacgccgaagTACGCTCCGACGTCCTTGAATGACCCGAGGAGGTCGACCGCGGACTGCGACTGGTACACCTCGCGGAGGGATCCGCTGTAGACGCTGAAGGAGTAGGCGAGGCCCGCACAGGACTgcacgagcgtcgcggcggcgagcacggtccacgcgttcggcgcccatcgccgaACCAGcccggacgtcgcgcccgcgagcggcgacggggatctcggcggcgtgcggcggcgccccggcgcggcctcctcctcgtgcCGTCCTATATCGCGTGATGCGTGACCGCCGGGGATGCCGCACAGCTCGGGATCGTCGGCCCAGGGGTCCAGCGGAGCGTCGTCGATTGGGTCGTTCTCGGGATGCGCCCACGCGACGGACTCGTGGTTCACGGGAATATTCCGCCCGAACGAGACCCGCCCCAGCGCGGTGCTagggcgacccgcgcgcatGGTGAGTGGGTGGTGGACCTTTCGCGCTCGGAGAAGGCGACCTTCAGTTCATGCAGATTTTGGAAAGATAACAGACCTCAAACTGTCAAATTCACATGGGACAAGCACTCTCGCAAACTAAATTCAGCTCAGCTTCAGTGaatgcgacgcggcgccgggatgGCCTCTCACCCCCAACGCTGGGTTTTGTTTCAGCAGGTTACCACAACTGCTCGAGCCAACCCCCACATGTAGGGTCCGGCTCATTTGCTTTGAACGGTTGTGAGGTTTTGATACAGCAGGTTACCACAACTGCTCGAGCCAACCCCCACATGTAGGGTCCGGCTCATTTTGAACGGTTGTGAGGTTTTGATACAGCAGGTTACCACAACTGCTCGAGCCAACCCCCACCTGTAGGGTCCGGCTCGTTTGCTTTGAACGGTTGTGAGGTTTTGATACAGCAGGTTACCACAACTGCCCGGGGATGCTCTTCCCCCATTCGTAGTGCGTTCTTTACGCGAGGAgaaccgccgacgccgccaggaCCGCCGCAGTCACGaagcgagcggcgcgggaggttcCCGATTTAGCGGGTTCCAGGGtaggcggcgggggtgccgacgtgggcggcgcgggcgcgggggacaaAGCCACGACCTCATCCACCTGCGCCTCaaacgtcgcgacgtcgtcggcttcgacgccggggatgaccttgagctcctcgatgggatcgacggaggcggcggatgtcaccccctcggcgccgctcgcaacgagggacgcctccgccgcctggagTGCGTCCACGCTGATCTCATCCTCGGTCATGATGAGCTCGGTGTCGTAGTtttcggcgaggaggcggcggccgcggcgacgcgaggtcaccttcgtcgcgacgcatTCGCCGAGGCTCGAGTCCATCTTCGAGTCCTCGTAAAACTTTAAGCAGGCTGCCTCCTCCGTCAGCGCGGCTATCTTCGCCTTCAGCTTTCTCACCTTCTTGCCTTCGAGCGCAGCCTTTGCCAGTTTGTCCGCTTTTTTTTGAAGCTTCTTTTCAATCTTGGCGAGCATCTTCTCCTTGGTCTCCTCGGCctgcttcttcttctcctcgcgTTTCTGGGCCTTCTCGTCTGCCGAGAGATCTTTCTTGTTGttgtcgtccttcttgtcgtccttcttgtcgtccttcttgtcgtccttcttgtcgtccttcttgtcgtccttcttgtcgtccttcttgtcgtccttcttgtcgtccttcttgtcgtccttcttgtcgtccttcttgtcgtccttcttgtcgtccttcttgtcgtccttcttgtctTCGCTCGGTGGAGATTTGTCATCAGAGGGTTCTTTTGCATCGGCGACATCTTTGCCGAGAGCGTAGCACGCGCCAATGGCTGCGCGGTCGACACCCGTTGACACCGCATCGCCACACGCGCCATCCTTGCAGTTGAATTCGACGGCTCCGACGCTCGGATCCGAGAGGTTTCGCTTGTTCCCGTAGTAATCCTCGCACGGAGACCAGCTTTCGTTAGCCCCGCCGATCGCCGGggagtccgcggcgaggcggaaGGTCGTAACGCTCGAAAACTTTGGGTCTTTCTCGACGGTTCCCGTGGCGAATTTGTCGAAATCAATATCATGCTTGAGATCCTCCGCAGTGCCAGTTCCAGTGCGCGTGACTCTTTCGTCCACGCCAAAGATGATGTTGTTCTTGCCCACGGGGACTTGTTTGAGGTTGGAGACTGAGATGGCCATCCCTCGCCAGCCAGTGTCAATGTACGCGATGTTGTTGACGATTCGGCAGTTATCCCCGCCCTGGATGCTGATCCCGACGTTGTTCCCCGAGCGATGTGAAACGTGTTTGCCGTTTTCCGCCTCATTCGGGTAGTCTTTGTATTCACCCTTTGTGTTTGTGTAGCTGTTCATGTACGCGGTGTTGCTGAAAAAGTCAATATTGTCCCCGTCCTGACTGTGAATGCCGCTGAATCCATTCCAGTACGCGATATTGTTGGCCACCAGGATCCGCCCACCGTTCTTGAACAATGTATTGCGCTGCAGCGAGATTCCCTTGCCCTCGTCGATTTTAGGATGAACGAAATTTTTGGTGCCGACCCAGGAGTAGATCTCGTTGTAGTTGTCGTGTACCTTGTTgcgcacgacgacggcgcggtaGTCTTCCTGCCCATCGGGCGCCTCACGTGTCATTTTGTCGGTCGCATAGGTGACCACCAGCGCGTGGGTGCCCGAGTAGGACTTTCGGGCGCAGTTATCGACCTCGTTGTCAAAGATCCAACCGTACTCTGAGTCCGCAAAACGGATCCCGCCGCCAGGCATGTGGTGAACGTGGGACCCCGAAAGCTCGACGTGGTGCGAGTCTTTGACCCACACGCCACGAGTGTCGGTGTAGCTCACGCGCGGGACGTTGGATCCCAGCTTCGAAAGGCTTTCAGCATAAACCTTCTCTGGGTCGTTCCAGATGTTTTCGGGGACGCGGTACTTGATGACGTCGTTGTCTTTATACACGAACTGCACAGCCTTGGCGGTGGCCAGCGGGATGTTATCTACCTCGCCGTGAACATCCAGGTTGCGAAGTCTGACGTAGGATGAATCCTGAACGCGGATGATGttgcccccgtcgcccttcAGCACCGTGGAGGAATCGTGCGAGGTAATCGTGATCCAGttgtcggcgtcgccgtgcaccTCCTTGACGAGGAGGGTGGTCTCGCCGTGCCACAGATGcgggtcgctcgcgctggtAAACGAGTAAGTCGAATTGTACGAGGGATTGGTGAGTGTACCCACGATGCGCAGCTCGTCACCCGCTTTGAGGGCTCCGGTGGCCTTATCCGGCGTTTTGAAGGCGGTGCCGAGCGAGGTTCCGTCGTTGTTATCATTGCCAGACGCCTGATCGAGGTAATAGGTCGCGCCGTGGACCCCCCGAGCGCACAACGCGAGCAGGACCACGAGCGAGACGATCGGACGTGATGATCGCATAGTCAGGCCGTCCGATCTCGTCCGATGAGCGAGTTGAAGCGCCCGAGCGCGCAAGACTATGAGGTCGTGCGTGggtcggtcgccgccgagcaaaAACGTTGGGAAAACCGTTAACTTTTATCATATGGACGCCCAGTCTGCTTTTTGCGTCTCCTGACGGCAACCACAGAAAGGATATTTGTCATAACCACCACGTTTTCCCCCACGTTTTCCCCCACGTTTTTCCCCACGTTCCACGTTTTTGGACGTTTTTCTGGGTTTGAGTCCGATCCGTTGCACTGCCTTCGCAgactcgagctcgcgagctGGGCGACATGGagggttcgcggcggtccaTCATCTCATTCCTCACCCTCTTGGTGGCGGCGATCTCTCCCGGGGTGCAATGCGCCTCATCGGATTCGTGGGTAACGCCGCAGACGGCGGGGAAGATGACGCATGTCATGACCCTCCCGCGCGAGATAGTGcaggcgacgccgtcggcgtgtcCGTGGGACGAACCGGGGCTCGTCGCGTGGACGCCCCCGAGTGGCGCGGCGCCAGACTACACGCTGCCCGCGAACTCAAAGGTActcatcgacgcggacgccaccgtcggAAACGTCGTCATCCCCACGGACTCCGAGCTCGTGTTTGcgaacgccgacgtcgagctcaacgccgcgagcattTCGGTCCTCGGGAAGCTTCGCATCGGCTCGCGAACCTGTCGCTTCGGGTCCACCAAGACCGCGCGCATCACCCTGActggcgcggcgtccgatccggctgcgtcgtcggcgctccaCAAggggatcgtcgcgtcggggtcggggtcggtCGAGATGTACGGCGCGCTGCGTCAGCCCACGTGGACGAGACTGgcgaccacggcggcggcgggtgacaCCACGATTGTGCTGTACGAATGCGTCGagtgggcggcgggcgacgtccTGCTCATCACCACCACCCACGCAGAGGACCATCGCCGACACAACATGAACGAAAAGCGAACAATATCCGCGGTCGAGTGCGACGAGCGGACGGTTGAGGGAGCGACGCATTCGTTCGGTAAggtgacgctcgcgtcggcgctaTCGTATTCGCACTACGCAGCCCGCGGCGAGTAccaggcggaggtggcgctgCTCTCGCGAAACGTGGTCGTTCGGGGCGACGCAACCTCAGTACCGACCGATGCCCAGCCCGCTAACACGATTTGTGCCGACACCAAACGCTCCGACGTCCCTTGCGCCCCGTCCTACACTTGCGAAGTAGGCGGGACGCCCTCGAGTAACTGCGGCCCGTATTATCTCACCGGTCACGGCGGCCACCTCATGGCTGGCGACTCGAGCACGGCGAAGATCTCGAGCGTTGAGTTTCACCGGATGGGTCGCACTAACGAGGTCGGTCGGTATCCCGTCCACCTGCACATGCTCGGGACGGGTGGCGTCGACAGTTTCGTATCCGACTGCTCGGTGCACGAGAGCTACTACCGCGCGTTTGTGGTTCACTCGACCAACAACACGCTGGTCACCAGAAACGTGGCCTACGACGTCATCGGACACGCCTTTTACCTCGAATCGGGCGAGGAAGAGGCCAACGAGATAAGCTTCAACCTCGGCTCCCACGTCCACCCCATCGGCTTTGCAGAGGATATGACGGGCCAGAACACGAACGATGAATTCCAAGAGGACGCCAGCCATCCCGCGGTGATTCCTGCAGACGTGGCCGCGTCGCCATTCTACTTCTCTAACCTTCAGAACAACATCACTGGCaatgccgtcgccggcgggggatTCGCTGGGTTCACCATGGTGGGTTTCCGAAAGGTGATCAACGGCGGGTCGTTCACACCGAGCGATTACGTCCCCGAGGACAGACCAACAATGGAAGATGGGTTCTACGGCAACTCTTGTAGGAGCGTCGGCTGGTTCTGGAACCTGGCTCCGTGCTTCTACGTCGGTGGGATGCTATACGAGGATGCAGGCGACAGCAACAAGCTCAAATATGTCCCAGCCCGCGTTACGAGTAGCTCTGACAAGAGGCATCCTAAATCCATCGTGGACGGAACCGACACGTGGAATATTTTTGTGAACTCAAGGGCTGCGCTGTGCCCGGTGGCCAACGGAGATTGGAACGTCCGAGGCCGGTGGTACAATGTTGACGTGGTTGATATAGGCGACCGATCCATGAACGCCTTTGGGGAGCAAAGCTTCCGTAACGTGTACCTGAAGTGCCGAACTGATAACACAGACGGGACTGCAACGATGAGTCCGGCGACAACCCTCCACGAGAAGATGTGGCCCGACATGAAGTTCAAGGGCTTCCGCAGCTACGACACGGGACAGAAACATCTTGTCGAGGACTGGATCGTCGATTGTGGCTCTCAGGCGAGCCCCTTGATGGACACCTATGAGATCAGGAGGGCGCAGATCTGGTCGTTTCCTCATGGTGTTAACATCAATCAACACCAAATTATCTTCAGGAACATCACCTACGTGGATGCCCCCGACCAGAAGAAACTTTTTTCCTACGACGTTGGATCCAAGGACACGTACTCGACGTACTACATGACATTCAGCGACGCCGATGGAAGCATGACGCTAAGAAGAGAAAACAACAATAAGCCGTGCGCACCGACAATTGCCGGAACTGCCGGGATGATCCACTCGGTGAGCTCAGGCGGAGACTCGGATGATCTCATCCACCTTCCTGCGAACATGTGGTACAAACTCACCGGTCTGGATGAGGCGATTTCGAGAGGCACGAACACAGCCGACGACCGATGCGCCCTGCACACCGAATCCGAGTATCCGTTCTGGCTCTGCGACCAAGGTAAAGTAAACGTTGGGTCCTTTATGCCCGTGCCAAACAACCAGGATTCAAGAGACTCCAAAAAGGAGTTTGGCAGGTTGACGCACTGGGGAGACACCATCGCTCAAGGCGTTCCCATGTCTGGTCAGGCGCAGGTAACCGGTCCATTCGAGCATTCTAAGCGCGGTGGCTGGTTCATCCGATTTTATCAGTCCGGCGATAacagcgcctcgacggcggcgcccaaaAAGCTGGAGATTGACAAGGtccagctggcggcggagaagcaGGTGCTCATGATCGCCACGGAGTACCCATCGGGCACGACGTTCGCCATCACGCGCAAGTACGGAAGCGGCTCGGGGGACGTGTACACGtacacggcggcgtccagcgtcgaggaggttcgcggcgacgacgccggcacAACGTATTTCTTCGACGACACCTACCTCTATCTCCGCCTCTTCCCGTCGGGCGACAAGCACGAGTACTTTGTCGACGGGCCCATCTGGGTCCCTAACCGAAAGGGTGGGCGCGAGACTACCGTGGAGGCGACTTggtcgtcgggctcgggctgCGGCACGGACAATTGGTGTCCGCTGACGTCTCCGGCTGATCCGCCGGCTCGCGACGTTGGCGTGGTGGAGAACCCTATGACCGTCGTCGAGACGGCCGCGTGTCCGACGCAGTCCACGCTCTGGCCGCTACGCTTGCAAGCTTCGTCCAGCTCTTCGAGCTCTGGCTCCGGCTCTGGCTCTGGCTCTGGATCCCCACCGAGCGAagacaagaaggacgacaagaaggacgacaagaaggacgacaagaaggacgacaagaaggacgacaTGAAGGACGACAACAACAAGAAAGATCTCTCGGCAGACGAGAAGGCCCAGAAactcgaggagaa
It includes:
- a CDS encoding predicted protein (Putative protein); the encoded protein is MEGSRRSIISFLTLLVAAISPGVQCASSDSWVTPQTAGKMTHVMTLPREIVQATPSACPWDEPGLVAWTPPSGAAPDYTLPANSKVLIDADATVGNVVIPTDSELVFANADVELNAASISVLGKLRIGSRTCRFGSTKTARITLTGAASDPAASSALHKGIVASGSGSVEMYGALRQPTWTRLATTAAAGDTTIVLYECVEWAAGDVLLITTTHAEDHRRHNMNEKRTISAVECDERTVEGATHSFGKVTLASALSYSHYAARGEYQAEVALLSRNVVVRGDATSVPTDAQPANTICADTKRSDVPCAPSYTCEVGGTPSSNCGPYYLTGHGGHLMAGDSSTAKISSVEFHRMGRTNEVGRYPVHLHMLGTGGVDSFVSDCSVHESYYRAFVVHSTNNTLVTRNVAYDVIGHAFYLESGEEEANEISFNLGSHVHPIGFAEDMTGQNTNDEFQEDASHPAVIPADVAASPFYFSNLQNNITGNAVAGGGFAGFTMVGFRKVINGGSFTPSDYVPEDRPTMEDGFYGNSCRSVGWFWNLAPCFYVGGMLYEDAGDSNKLKYVPARVTSSSDKRHPKSIVDGTDTWNIFVNSRAALCPVANGDWNVRGRWYNVDVVDIGDRSMNAFGEQSFRNVYLKCRTDNTDGTATMSPATTLHEKMWPDMKFKGFRSYDTGQKHLVEDWIVDCGSQASPLMDTYEIRRAQIWSFPHGVNINQHQIIFRNITYVDAPDQKKLFSYDVGSKDTYSTYYMTFSDADGSMTLRRENNNKPCAPTIAGTAGMIHSVSSGGDSDDLIHLPANMWYKLTGLDEAISRGTNTADDRCALHTESEYPFWLCDQGKVNVGSFMPVPNNQDSRDSKKEFGRLTHWGDTIAQGVPMSGQAQVTGPFEHSKRGGWFIRFYQSGDNSASTAAPKKLEIDKVQLAAEKQVLMIATEYPSGTTFAITRKYGSGSGDVYTYTAASSVEEVRGDDAGTTYFFDDTYLYLRLFPSGDKHEYFVDGPIWVPNRKGGRETTVEATWSSGSGCGTDNWCPLTSPADPPARDVGVVENPMTVVETAACPTQSTLWPLRLQASSSSSSSGSGSGSGSGSPPSEDKKDDKKDDKKDDKKDDKKDDMKDDNNKKDLSADEKAQKLEEKKKQAEETKEKMLAKIEKKLQKKADKLAKAALEGKKVRKLKAKIAALTEEAACLKFYEDSKMDSSLGECVATKVTSRRRGRRLLAENYDTELIMTEDEISVDALQAAEAALVASGAEGVTSAASVDPIEELKVIPGVEADDVATFEAQVDEVVALSPAPAPPTSAPPPPTLEPAQSGTSRAARFVTAVVLAASAVLLA